Proteins encoded together in one Marinobacter sp. Arc7-DN-1 window:
- a CDS encoding heavy metal-binding domain-containing protein, which yields MTSDPAMTITGARQRQKRSAMLQKWVSRALARNLSCLIVPGPEVALAHGLDVMAAGLRITGTPRDAGVLLVVGPLSEKMSEAVAVLYAQMPRPRAILVLGGPAPSSLPNADVSAGLSQEELTDAVDWLKRALAEGAFAVSPEDFDASVLHARIEYVCPMHPEVVQDEPGSCPKCGMDLVAREAGEDEGAGETTAEHGHHHGHEHHDHQDHGHEQHHDHDHHHGHEQHHDHDHHHDHKQHHGHEHHEQDHHGHDHQHHHGGAGGHSEHDHSGHDHGGSDHTGHDHGSDDHAGHDSGGDDHAGHDSGGHGHAGHDHGAMGFMSMVEVTKDLPRSADGLAMDWIEVPFGPVFPGLPGGLKLTLTLDGDGVTEGQATSLVGIATEGDEVDAGTFVERLASAMPLAPVSYRLLACLAIERAAGLEDDPGIARARASALERERIASHLGWLAQLGRQLGFAWLTHRASTLQLEIQVASQQRHAELEPALQALANRLGRTPLLKARLKGTGVLPAGSSDLRGPVALAADEAGDAWTRLWQRLAEITASLDFIKATGEPELPALRNIGHVSGTGEAAVETPRGLAQLSLKLGHGRVESYKLDTACSHHIGLVAKLVEGRELGDALVAVGSLDLSPWEVIS from the coding sequence TGAGCTGCCTGATCGTCCCGGGGCCGGAAGTGGCCCTGGCGCATGGTCTGGATGTGATGGCGGCCGGCCTGCGCATCACCGGGACGCCTCGCGATGCAGGGGTGCTCCTGGTTGTCGGGCCATTGTCCGAGAAAATGAGCGAGGCCGTGGCGGTGCTCTACGCGCAGATGCCGCGGCCGCGCGCCATCCTCGTGCTGGGCGGACCGGCACCGTCATCTTTACCAAACGCCGATGTTTCCGCAGGTCTTTCGCAAGAGGAACTGACCGACGCGGTTGACTGGCTGAAGCGCGCACTGGCTGAGGGCGCCTTTGCAGTCTCACCCGAGGATTTCGACGCCTCTGTCCTGCATGCCAGGATCGAGTATGTCTGCCCCATGCATCCGGAAGTTGTCCAGGACGAGCCGGGCAGCTGTCCCAAGTGTGGCATGGATCTGGTAGCCCGCGAGGCCGGCGAAGACGAGGGCGCCGGGGAAACCACCGCAGAGCACGGCCATCACCATGGCCATGAGCACCACGATCATCAGGACCACGGGCACGAACAGCACCATGATCACGACCATCATCACGGTCACGAACAGCACCATGATCACGACCATCATCATGATCACAAACAGCACCATGGCCATGAGCACCACGAGCAGGATCATCACGGCCATGATCACCAGCACCACCACGGTGGGGCCGGCGGGCACTCGGAACATGATCACTCCGGTCACGATCATGGAGGCAGCGACCATACGGGGCACGACCACGGAAGTGATGACCATGCGGGACACGACAGCGGAGGTGATGACCATGCGGGACACGACAGCGGAGGTCATGGCCACGCGGGGCACGACCACGGTGCCATGGGGTTCATGTCCATGGTTGAAGTGACCAAGGACCTGCCCCGCAGTGCCGACGGGCTGGCGATGGACTGGATCGAGGTGCCGTTCGGTCCGGTTTTCCCCGGCCTGCCTGGCGGACTGAAGTTGACGCTGACCCTCGACGGTGACGGGGTGACTGAAGGGCAAGCCACATCCCTGGTGGGCATTGCCACAGAAGGTGACGAGGTGGATGCCGGGACCTTTGTCGAGCGTCTGGCGTCGGCCATGCCGCTGGCGCCTGTGAGCTACCGCCTGCTGGCCTGCCTGGCAATCGAGCGGGCGGCCGGGCTGGAGGATGATCCGGGGATCGCCCGGGCCCGGGCCAGCGCCCTTGAGCGTGAGCGCATCGCCAGTCATCTGGGTTGGCTGGCCCAGTTGGGGCGTCAGCTCGGCTTCGCCTGGCTGACACATCGTGCTTCAACCCTGCAACTGGAAATTCAGGTCGCCAGTCAGCAACGGCATGCCGAGTTGGAGCCGGCGCTACAGGCACTGGCTAACCGTCTCGGGCGAACGCCTTTGCTCAAGGCGCGATTAAAGGGGACCGGCGTTCTGCCAGCGGGTTCTTCTGACCTGCGTGGGCCGGTGGCGCTTGCCGCCGACGAAGCCGGAGATGCCTGGACACGCCTGTGGCAACGCCTGGCCGAAATCACGGCGAGCCTCGACTTCATCAAGGCGACCGGGGAGCCGGAGCTGCCGGCCCTGCGAAACATCGGTCATGTATCCGGTACCGGTGAGGCAGCCGTGGAAACCCCGCGCGGCCTGGCTCAACTGAGTCTGAAACTGGGGCATGGCCGGGTGGAATCATACAAGCTGGACACCGCCTGTAGTCACCATATCGGCCTGGTCGCAAAGCTTGTCGAAGGCCGGGAGCTGGGCGACGCACTGGTGGCGGTCGGATCACTTGACCTTTCGCCCTGGGAG